The Camelina sativa cultivar DH55 chromosome 14, Cs, whole genome shotgun sequence genome includes a window with the following:
- the LOC104742521 gene encoding serine/threonine-protein phosphatase 7 long form homolog codes for MSSQHNDNDMLDEVQEPSSDVGKRSTYSALARRSSREKTQLLKPCLTTSVEGSEAMGPSQSGSAPCSQSKALSMGVSFYGWRFANEDFKLWVKKMSDVHEHTWRKAWIFEAIMASTVRIPKDVDLVLAIAEKWCPETKTFLFPWGEASITLEDVMVLLGFSVLGLPVFATLDSSGEMVMEKLNSEWLAIKRKGHVSIVTQVTWTERFMNRDDEYEHVAFLVLWLSYFVLPSRYPHVCQEVFPIAIHLSRGTRIALATAVLAHLYADLSLLKNYITDFKESTTTLKIGLTALFKLVQVWTWERFRELQPKPNQMQKGEPRLAR; via the coding sequence atgtcTTCTCAACATAACGACAATGACATGCTTGATGAGGTTCAAGAACCGTCCTCTGACGTGGGAAAGAGATCAACTTATTCTGCTCTTGCTCGAAGATCTAGCAGGGAAAAAACCCAACTTTTAAAACCATGTCTTACCACCTCCGTTGAAGGGTCTGAGGCTATGGGTCCTAGTCAAAGTGGTTCAGCTCCTTGTTCTCAGTCAAAGGCTCTGTCTATGGGTGTTTCTTTCTATGGTTGGAGATTTGCGAACGAAGATTTCAAGCTTTGGGTTAAGAAGATGTCGGATGTGCACGAACACACTTGGAGAAAAGCTTGGATCTTTGAAGCAATCATGGCATCCACAGTCAGAATCCCTAAAGACGTAGATCTTGTTCTGGCTATCGCTGAGAAATGGTGTCCTGAAACCAAAACCTTCCTTTTCCCTTGGGGTGAAGCAAGCATAACACTAGAAGACGTTATGGTGCTTCTAGGTTTCTCTGTTTTGGGTTTGCCTGTTTTTGCTACTCTGGATAGCTCGGGAGAGATGGTTATGGAAAAGCTAAACAGCGAATGGTTGGCGATTAAACGCAAAGGTCATGTCAGTATTGTAACACAAGTGACATGGACGGAGAGATTCATGAATAGAGACGATGAGTATGAACATGTAGCATTTCTTGTCTTGTGGCTTAGTTATTTCGTTCTGCCATCACGCTACCCTCATGTCTGTCAAGAGGTTTTTCCAATTGCTATTCATCTTTCAAGGGGTACTAGGATTGCTCTTGCTACTGCTGTTCTTGCACACTTGTATGCAGACCTAAGTCTCTTGAAAAACTACATAACAGATTTCAAGGAGTCGACTACTACCCTCAAGATTGGTCTGACTGCCTTGTTTAAATTGGTCCAAGTTTGGACATGGGAGAGATTCAGGGAACTACAGCCAAAACCTAATCAAATGCAAAAGGGTGAGCCAAGATTGGCCCGTTGA